Below is a genomic region from Methanofollis sp. UBA420.
CGGGTTCGATCCCCGAGGAGCACCCGGCCAGGAGGGAGATGGTGCCTGTCGGGGCGATAGTGGTGAGCGCGGCGTTCCGCATCGCATACTCGTCCCAGATGCTCCCCTCGAAGGCCGGGAAGGTGCCCTTCTCCGCGGCGAGGGCGTGCGACTCCTCGACCGCGGTCCTGGTCATGAGGTCCATCACCCGGTCGCAGACGGCCCGGCCCTCGTCGGAGTCGTACGGCATGCCGAGCATCAGCAGGGCGTCGTGGACGCCCATCAGACCAAGGCCGACCTTTCTCGTCTTTCTCGTCGCCTCCTCGATCTGCGGGATCGGGAAGACGTTCCTGTCGATGACCGCATCCAGGAAGCGGACGGCCATGCGGGTGATCCCCTTCAGCGCCCCCTCGTCGATGGCGCCGTCCCTGACAAACTTCGCCAGGTTGATGGACCCGAGAACACAGGACTCAAAGGGGAGGAGCGGCTGTTCCCCACATGGATTGGTCGTGTCGATGGACCCGAGCTGCGGTGTCGGGTTCTCCCTGTTGATCTCGTCGTAGAAGAGGATGCCGGGCTCGCCGTTCCGCCAGATGCCGTCGACGATCCCGTTCCAGATGGCGCCGACCGTGATCTCCTCGCCGGTATACGGGTGGGTGATCCAGACCTTCTGGAGCTGTCCGGACTCGACGAACTCCATGAACCGGTCATTGACCATCACCGAGATGTTGAAGTTCGAGAGTTCACCCTCGACGTTCTTCGCGTGGATGAAGCGCAGGATGTCAGGGTGCCAGACATTGAGGATGCCCATGTTCGCCCCGCGCCGGCGGCCGCCCTGCTTGATCACGTCGGTGGCTGCGTTGAAGACCTTCATGAAGGAGATGGGGCCTGAGGCGACGCCGTCCGTGGACTGGACGGGCGCGCCCTCCGGGCGGATATGGGAGAAATTGTAGCCGGTACCGCCGCCGCTCTTGTGGATGAGCGCTCCCCATTCCAGGGCATGGAAGATCTCGGGGATCGAATCGCCGACATGGAGGGTGAAGCAGGCCGATAACTGGCCGAGTTCGGTGCCGGCGTTCATCAGGGTGGGGGAGTTCGGGAGGAAGGAGAGGGAGTGCATAGCGTCATAATACTCTTCCTTCTCGGCATCGTCGCGGGCGAGTGCGGTCGCCACCCGCCGGCAGATGTCGTCGAAGTTTTTTTCGCCCTTGCGGAGGTAACGGGCCGCAAGGATACTGTCAACTACTGAATCGGTCATTGTGGTGCACCATAAAAATACGGGTCCGGAGCTGTTCCCTAGATCAGATCGGTCTTCGAGAAAATTATAGTCACCCACGCGGGTCGGGGGGATCAGGGGAGTCGTCCCTGAGGTGCCTCTCGATCAGGGCCCATGCAATGCTCATTTTGCCGGGGAGGTCGGGCAGTGCGTCAGGGGAGAACCACCGCGCCTCCTCGGTCTCCACGCCGTCCGGCCGCGCCTCGCCGCCTGCATACTCGGCGAAGAAACCGGCCATCAGGGAGTGGGGGAAGGGCCAGGGCTGGCTCCCGGCATAGCGGAGGCCTCTGATGGAGACGCCCGCCTCCTCCGCGACCTCCCGCGCCGCGGCGTGCTCGAGGGTCTCGCCTGGCTCGACGAAGCCGGCGACGAGGGAGTAGCGGCCGGGCGGGAACCTGGGCGAACGGACGAAGAGGATATCCCGGCCCCGCCTGACGAGAATGATCACCGCGGGGCTCACCGGCGGGTGGACGATCCCGCCACACCTCGTGCAGACCTTCGCCACCTCGTCCTCCTTCCAGACAGTCGGCCCTCCGCACCTCCCGCAGAAACGGCTCTCCCCGTCGAAGCGAACGAGGTGGACGGCCCTCCCCGCGATGGCCAGGGTCTCCCCGTCCACGCGGCCGAAGAGATCGCGCAGGGTGACGGGCCTGAGAGGGGCCGGGACGGTCCCTGTCCCGAGGGCGGAGAAGGGCACGCCGTCGAGGGCGCCGAGAGGGATGGCACCCATAGGGTCGACGCCGTCGGGCAGGGACGAAAGGATGGGCGACCCGTCCTCACGGCAGAGCACCTCCCCTCCCCGGACGAGAATCCAGCAGGGCGGGCAGGCGGACGGGCTATCAGGGTGGAATACGAGGCGTTCTGCGGCAAAGTGCGTTCTGGTCATGGGATCGATAGTATGTACCTCCGGCATGTTTATCTGGAAACGAGGAGATGGGGCGGCATGGAGAGGTGCGATCGCCACCCTGAAAAGACCATCACCGGCCGGTGCCGGATCTGCAGTCAGGGTTTCTGCCCTGAATGCATCGGTTGCCGGATCCAGATCTGTCCGGGGTGCCTGTACAAAGGACTTGTCGTCGCCCTCGTCGCGATGGTCCTCATCTCGTATACCGTCTGGTTCGGGATCTTGTAATCTCTCAGGCCCGGATCTTCTTCAGGATCCAGGCCATGTTCTTTCCCAGGTTCTGCATCGTCTGCAGGCCCTCCTCGTCCTTCTCGACGTCGCCCGGCGCAAGCCCGATGCCGATATTCCAGTACGACGAACCGACCGTGACCATCTGCGAGATCCCGAAGAGGTGGTTGATGGTGTCGTAGGCACGGACGGCGCCGGCGCGGCGGACGGCGACGACGGCCGCACCAGCCTTCCGGGTGAACATGCCGCCATTGGCGAGGGCCACATAGCCGGCGCGGTCGATGAGGGCCTTCGTCTCGGTGCTGACGTCCGCGAAGTAGGTCGGCGACCCGATGATGATCCCGTCGGCGATTGCCATCTTCGCGATGCAGTCATTGACGAAGTCGTCATCGATGACGCATTTCCTGTCCTGGTTCTCGAAACATTTCGCACAGGCTGTGCAGCCGTGAACTTTTTTCCCGCCGATATGGATGAGTTCGGTCTCGATGCCTTCCTTCTCAAGTTCTGTGAGGACGGCCACCAGAAGGCGGGCGGTGTTCCCGTCCTTCCTGGGACTCCCGTTGAATGCGACGACTTTCATCTCATGTCTCCTGTGTGCGATAGTTGGGCGTGGTCTTCATATGACTATCCCTCACCGCCCGAAGAGGTCGGCGACCTCGTGCAGACAGTCGATCACCCTGATCCCCTGCGGGCAGATCTGCTCGCAGGCGCCGCATTCGGCACAGAGAGAGGCATACCCTGTATCGCCGAGGACGTGGCGGTAGAAAAACGCGGCATGCTCCCGGTCGCCGAAGAGGGCGAGATCATTCAGGCGGGCAAGGCACTCGGGGATGTTCACGCCGCCGGGGCAGGGCATGCAGTACCGGCAGGCCGTGCAGGGGACGCGGGTCTTCTCCCTGAAGACGTCGCGGGCCCTTTTGACGGTCGCATGCTCGCCGGGGGAGAGGGATCCGGGCAGGCCCTCCTCCGCGGCCGCGAGGTTTTCGGCAAGCTGCACCGCAACGTTCATGCCGGAGAGGACGGTCGTCACCTCCGGGTGGTCGAGGACCCAGCGCAGGCCCCACGCGGCAGGGCTCCGGTGGACAGGGGCAGCATCGAAGATCACTCTGACCTCATCGGGCGGCGCGGCAAGCATGCCGCCCCTGAGGGGTTCCATCACGACGACGGCGAGGCCCTTCTCCGCGGCATACCTGAGGCCCGCGGTCCCGGCCTGGTAGCCGGTGTCGAGATAGTTGTACTGGATCTGGCAGAGGTCCCAGGCGTACGCGTCGACGATCTCCCGGAATGCGTCGGCAGTG
It encodes:
- a CDS encoding adenosylcobalamin-dependent ribonucleoside-diphosphate reductase, whose product is MTDSVVDSILAARYLRKGEKNFDDICRRVATALARDDAEKEEYYDAMHSLSFLPNSPTLMNAGTELGQLSACFTLHVGDSIPEIFHALEWGALIHKSGGGTGYNFSHIRPEGAPVQSTDGVASGPISFMKVFNAATDVIKQGGRRRGANMGILNVWHPDILRFIHAKNVEGELSNFNISVMVNDRFMEFVESGQLQKVWITHPYTGEEITVGAIWNGIVDGIWRNGEPGILFYDEINRENPTPQLGSIDTTNPCGEQPLLPFESCVLGSINLAKFVRDGAIDEGALKGITRMAVRFLDAVIDRNVFPIPQIEEATRKTRKVGLGLMGVHDALLMLGMPYDSDEGRAVCDRVMDLMTRTAVEESHALAAEKGTFPAFEGSIWDEYAMRNAALTTIAPTGTISLLAGCSSGIEPVFSYAYTRKNTVGKTFVMLHPIFEAELRRVVGGMGLTPEETESRVKEVIEHVHETGTIRDVAWLPASFRHLFRTALDIDWRDHVRMQAVFQGHVHASISKTINMPNSATREEIAEAVLMAWKSHLKGMTIYRTGSREDVVLALKEKKPAVEPEPAPEPKALRPKELSGKTYLCQSGCCRLYITVNLRDGKPWEVFIRTVGSGGCEANSNALGRAISTGLQNGVPYQKFVRQFAKVNCIAALKNPEAEGLSCADVVGKCIDLAASKQTITTLDTWKIADVTGKKKNLCPECGAELDFGEGCNQGICKTCGWSGCS
- the nudC gene encoding NAD(+) diphosphatase, encoding MTRTHFAAERLVFHPDSPSACPPCWILVRGGEVLCREDGSPILSSLPDGVDPMGAIPLGALDGVPFSALGTGTVPAPLRPVTLRDLFGRVDGETLAIAGRAVHLVRFDGESRFCGRCGGPTVWKEDEVAKVCTRCGGIVHPPVSPAVIILVRRGRDILFVRSPRFPPGRYSLVAGFVEPGETLEHAAAREVAEEAGVSIRGLRYAGSQPWPFPHSLMAGFFAEYAGGEARPDGVETEEARWFSPDALPDLPGKMSIAWALIERHLRDDSPDPPDPRG
- a CDS encoding aldo/keto reductase, with product MLSRKIPSSGESLPVLGMGCMRLPQTLAGRIDDEAAIALIRAAIDGGASYIDTAVPYHEGESEPVVGRALTDGYRERAFLATKLPAKRVESREDMDRLLDESLRRLGTDHLDAYLIHALTKSRWNRLWDLEVDLFLDEAKADGRIRYAGFSFHDTADAFREIVDAYAWDLCQIQYNYLDTGYQAGTAGLRYAAEKGLAVVVMEPLRGGMLAAPPDEVRVIFDAAPVHRSPAAWGLRWVLDHPEVTTVLSGMNVAVQLAENLAAAEEGLPGSLSPGEHATVKRARDVFREKTRVPCTACRYCMPCPGGVNIPECLARLNDLALFGDREHAAFFYRHVLGDTGYASLCAECGACEQICPQGIRVIDCLHEVADLFGR
- a CDS encoding flavodoxin family protein, with product MKVVAFNGSPRKDGNTARLLVAVLTELEKEGIETELIHIGGKKVHGCTACAKCFENQDRKCVIDDDFVNDCIAKMAIADGIIIGSPTYFADVSTETKALIDRAGYVALANGGMFTRKAGAAVVAVRRAGAVRAYDTINHLFGISQMVTVGSSYWNIGIGLAPGDVEKDEEGLQTMQNLGKNMAWILKKIRA